The genomic stretch attgtgaaagtgaaagtagacaatcggcagctgccgcacctttcccttccaatactgtagcagatctagatcgtcaacccattcatcatgaaattgaaatcacaatattaacatcgttccccggccccagttgaaaacatttcccattattagatcttcccctgcaactttatttaggactttgactttaatatcatacttgttcatgtgttcatgtgtcagagacatgcctctttttctaaaaaaaaccctgaagtctgtaggcgagttttagacattgaaatgaacagttttcattttttccccaaatatgtctctttcgcgcttgattttccccttttaaccagcgtcttcccctttttctaaaaaaaaaacgtttagagcgggttttagcacgcgCATTTAACTGcaatttttctttatttattttgaactattttcgaaacattaagctcggcccataatttattgcagaataacccacacttgatttccttctttgtcaatagaaaacaagtcgcgtgccgtgttagaataatgAATAAATACTGCAGTGGGCAAAATTGTTACTTAACATGTACCCATTATCTCTCATCTCCATGCTGCAATAGTCAATTCCATCAAACATAAACAGTGCTTTGAAATGATATGTAGAATTACTCCTTTTTAATTTCCACGTTTCAAAACCTTGTTGTGAGGATATTGTTGTTCTTTGTTACCAAAAACCATAACAGTATCAACAACATTTTACCTTTTTTGCCAGAGCACATGCGTCCTGTggattgtttttaatttcatagTGAAACACGCTGAAGTTGAGGGCCAAACCGAGTCGTATAGGGTGAGTGGACTGCATCACCTTGGCAACCTCCATTGCCTCAGCATAAGCCTCTCGAGATTTCTCCACCACCTCTGTAACCATCAGAACACatattgaaacaagggctgtttgtaaaacatgcatgtcccccatatgggctgtcagttgtagtggcagccattgtgtgaatacgttttttgtcactgtgaccttgacctttgacctaatgtaagttatcatccggaaaccattgtactatttggagtcactgtgaccttgacctttgacctgaaaattaataggggtcatctgccagtcatgatcaaggggggagtgagaggggggtataatgtggggtgtggtaatttattagatgtctaaaaaaaatacaaaaattgggatggggggtggggggtagggaagggggagtgagaggggggtaaaatgtggtgtgtggtaatttattagatgtttaaaaaaaaaattggggggggggggtggggggtgagaggggggtgggggatgagagggggggtataatgtggggtgtggttatttataatatgtttaaaaaaaaattggggggtggggggggtggggagtgagagggggtaataatgtggggtgcagaatttattagatgtttaaaaaaaaaaaaaaatttttttgggggggggggggggggagtggggggtggtgggggtaggggggcagggggggtgagagggggggtataatgaagggtgtggtaatttataagatgttaaaaaaaaattgtgggggggaagaggggtggggggggtgggggtgagagagggaaataatgtggggtgtggttatttattagatgttaaaaaaaaaaaattggggggatgggggggggtggggggagtgaggggggtataatgtggggtgtggtaattaataagatgttttaaacaaaaaaaattgggggggggaggtgggggtaggggggagtgagagggggggggtttaatgtggggtgtggtactttatatgtttaaaaaaaaatatttttttgggggggggggttggggagtggggggggggtgagagggggtgggggatgagaggggggtataatgtggggtgtgggttatttataatatgtttaaaaaaacttgggggggtggggaggtgagaggggggtaataatgtggggtgcggttaattattagatgttaaaaaaatatttttttggggggggggagtggggggtggTGGGGTAGGGGGGCAGGGGGTgaggaggggggtataatgtgggtcgtggtaatttataagatgttaaaaaaaaattgggggggggggggttagaggggcTGGGGTGGAGAGAGGcaataatgtgggtgtggttgggttatttattagatgtttaaaaaaaaaaaattgggggggatgggggggtgtggggggagtgagaggggggtataatgtggggtgtggtaattgataagatgttaaaaaaaaaaaaaatttggggaggagGATGGGGGTAGGGGtgagtgagaggggggggggggggttaatgtgggggtgtggtaatttataagttgtttaaaaaaaaatatttttttttttgggggggggggatggggagttggggggggggtagggggggggtggggggagtgagagggggtataatgtggggtgtggtaatttattatattagatgtttaaaaaaatggggggggtggggggtaggggggaatgagaggggggtataatgtgggttggggttatttattagatgttaaaaaaaaaatgggtgggggggggttggggtgggggggtaggggggataggggtgagagggggggtttaatgtggggtgtggttatttattagatgttttttaaaaaaaaattgggggggtgatatcctctattcattaaacatgaaattttaacttattgcatttgtttcccctgtatataagaaagatataatagtgttttacctcccctgtcctgcttatatttatattaatcaacaaaattaaacattaacactatttaatatacaaaatatacaaaaaaaatcatattctgataatatttttactgatccactttattttattcaaaggatgatgtttcattagactgataattatagatttaggattacagaccagttgcttcagttatattgttcagagttcgccctgttggccgtgtatgcattcttgagttattatctctcagatgagaaaatttgtaaaatatcacTGATGATACATGAAGCAGACATCAGGGCAAAAAtaccaactttggggaaagggccacagCCATTTTTCGGGGataaaaagacacaattttctggctttggggaatgaaaaatactgaggtagattggaaatttagaAAAACATGCATGATATTAAAGACATTTctgtaggggaaagggcctttttggttaaggggaagaaaaagaggccccttgcgaAGAAGTTTTTTTTTGGCCCTGGACATAAAGTGCACTCACAATTTTAACAGAAACTTTACCCTTGACTGCCATAATTTACTCATACATGTACCTTGTGCATATCATCTTATCACCTAAAATAGTGGACAAGTTTAATGAAATCCTTCATAGGTTGCAGGAGATATTGAGTGAAGCAAAGACTCAAATTCTTGACATTCAGATctaaccttgaccttcaatgaccttaacAATGTTACCAAGgattataaaaattcattgaTGGGTATAGAAGATATGGATATTATAAAAAACTATGGGACTCACATTTTTTACCTTGAAGCACCATCTTCAACTGAAGTCAGTAAGCTGCATGACATCGTGAAATTGGGTTTAGGAGATATAAAGCGGACACAAATATGGAGGCTATATAAAAACCCTTAACCTTGAAGTACACATTAAACCTTGAAACAGTGTAAATACCTCATGCCTTCTTAATCTTAATGCCTCTTAAAATTTGAGGAAAGTTTCATAAGGATTCGCTGGATAAAGGTGACATGGAGAGGACATAAAGGCTTTACTGACAGACAGATGAAGGACATTCCTAAAATCCACAGAATTTCCCGCAACAATATCCGAACATTAACAAGCGAACgcaagattggcttcgggcagaaTCAGAAGCATGACTTAGTTCTTTAACGCTGTCGAAGCCAATCTTGtgttttatgggttaactttatttaacaaaatattttactaaatatttattgattttaagtatttatggggcttttaaacttaaaatgcaTTCCAAATTATGAAAAATAGTTCCAAAAATATATACAAGTGTATGAACAATTTAAATTGGGAAGGTAGCATTGTCTTTCAAACcaataacatttgaaataaaggcATAATCTCCAATGGTCTGACTTAACTTTAATTTTAGCAACTATTAAACCTAAAACATAAACTAAACTTTACCATCTCTGGCAGTGGCCTGACTCACTTCCGCCAAGTACCGGTAGTAATCGCCCTTCATTTTCAGATAAAACACCATGCTTTCTACATTGTTGTTGTCAGATGTGGTCTTGTCACGCACTTTAGGAATCAATGTGTTATCTAAAAGATTCTGAAAGCATAAATGACAGTCTGTCAACTTTAAAATGAATTGCAACTgtgataaaacaagagatgcgtttgtcagaaacacaatgacgcCTATTGCtccctttgaaataaaatttcaatatatcatttggcaggtttagaaattatctccctttttaaagctaattacttccctttgattgtattttttttacgtttgatcttgaaggatgacctttacctttcaccactcagaatgtgcagcttcatgagatacacatgcatgccaaatatcaagttgctatcttcaatattgcaaaagttatggccaatgttaaaaagttttcggacggactgacggacagaatgacggacagttcaaagCTTTTAATTTCAAGGTCTAACATTTTTATCTGATGATAAATAATAACTCACGCCGGTCTGCAAAACTCACTattttgtcttcatagccaatgtggctatgaaacttcaaaaatgtcatagccagaggAAATGTTTCATAGccagaaaaaaatgaattaatttacaATGACATTATAATTAAGGACGAACAAAGTTGTTATATATAGATTGCATTTTGGGGGTAACCgtaagattgtaaacaaatcagtattccaggtttcaaacttttattctGTCGTAGGCTTTAGCAGTACAATAAAAGTGTAATTCTTGGCAGCAAGTAGATACCAGTAAAAATACAAAACCGGTGCTCACGGGTATCAATCTTAATCATATGaggcgtaacaaaaataattgtttgtttccggtggcccgaccctacctaattttttgccgccggtcctaatctttttttaGCCCAAAGTTCGAAAAACATCGGACCGCGTATTTTTTGGCGACGCTCAATAAACTTGTCTACGGTATccgcatatcatttttattgttattgaagcaatatgtcaaccaaattgtatatttgctaggtcttgcaatgtctgcagtcaaacgatatgcacattttatttaatgtggcaaacgcgtacaatttttcggactgtcgttttcggatacaatatttttcgttgattataatttattttcgaagttctttatagaagaaatagaatgacgaatgcacatgcggtgatacggacggcaGGGTTCGACACTCAGGCACGTcagacagacattgtctagtaagatcggtggtcgggctagtaaaacagtgggctagcttgtccgactggtcgtacataacaaatctatactgattcatataactatacctaaccgaaaacctttttctcttaatgtgtaaaataactctcgtatccgttatttacatcagaacaaactagcatatataaataaacgcggagaattcacatgattcatcgctatttttagacgcgaaggagagcttcccgcagaaattgcttgtttccattggtcaagttgtcatgaatattaatgattttctgaagtgtcttagaactttacataatgtttttacgacttctattgaaaatcggtatcgtcaatgtaaacattttggcatagcagacgagagaatgtaatttaaaggaTGGCTTTGTTGAAGATTGGATTTtagtccgacaaataagttaataaagaagaatccgacggtaaaactgacacagattatgatgggaAAAGGGCCTTGGAGCCGTGGTAGCATGGgacacagcggtcaaggaggccagaatttgatgaccttgaataaatgtcacctggTGTACAGACATCAtgtgtttaactggtgataaacagtgaaattattacaatttatgttgtttattattttttatttattttttactctgtgcatcaaaatgtcttgtgttcactaattattttctgataaaacctgattaaacagttacacgacacaattgtgtttatttgctatgtcattaatggtctagtagacatcagctttgggctagtacattttaagaggaccaggtccgatggtcttgctgtaaaaaagttaatgtcgaaccctgaagACGCTATGGCTATTTTTGCaactcagaaaactttcagagccataaacaaacctatacaaatcaacattttttttctctttttttaccggacaatcggtcctgtaaatttgacTGACAAGCTGGAACTGACAATTTTTTACACATGTCCGTTAGTCCGGCCATGTTTTGGCTGAGACTGCATGGTAATTGGTGGATATGTTTCGCTACAATACCGAATAAGAATGGAATGTTCTTTTTTGTTGCAGGATCAGTAAGAACTGACAAGTCTCAACGATAtataactgttattgttatgaattctcaaataattttaatgcatgtgatacaataatgttttatttaaatacagaaCTTATGCATGGCTGCAACTATCTGTCAACTGTAGAGTTCGCTGCCCTTGAACTTAACACAACAACAAATGCTTACCAAAACTTCGTTACAAATATCTTTTAATTCCTTTTCTATTTTCTGTCTATATTCCTTCGCCATTTGTGTTTTCTTGTCGCCCTCGGcacttttattttcaatactGGAAATAACTCTCCAAGACGAGCGCCGTGCACCAACGACATTTTTGTATGCAACGGACAGCAGATTTCTTTCTTCGTTCGAAAGTTCGTCAACCATTTGTACTAGAGTGTTCATGCCTTTTGCCATGTCATCATAACGCTCGGCCTGCTCGCTGAACTTGGCCTTCTGTAAAAGCTCCTCTTTAGTTGCAGTCATGGTGGAGATGGAAAGAAATTCTCGTTTCACGTTTTCTCCCCTGCAATATTTCCAAAATGGCGATAGTTGTCGACGGATCACCGCACTATTTGCATGCGCTAATGACTAATCGTGAATACAATGTCAACATTTCAATAAGATATAAAAGCATTTACACTATTAAAGTGAACACTTATTTGTATTTCTATCATGTACTGATAACGATAGACTGCAGAGTAAATCAAACATCGAATAGTGGAACTAcgttttgcattattttattgatacttgTACGAGTGGCCTCCCTTAGATATGTAGGCGTTCCCAAAATATTCCCGGGATAGACCGTGACGTCACAATTGCCATGGCAACACAATTCAGTTCGTCTGTTATAATTCGAGAACGCTGCTCAGTGTGCATTTTTATCCTTATCACATTGTCTCAattaaatgctgttttttttattaaaactagCATGTACCATCACCTCATTTGATATTTGCTACCGTTGTTCGATTCGTGGTCTTATATTGTCGCATttcgaaaaaaatacaaatatacatttatCTACACTTTTTGCCTTACAATACGTAAACCTACATACCGTACCGTGGGACACGAATGTTGCTGGATGGTATCCGTAGGTAATCCGGTGCTATCGAAACTGACTCGTAGGGGGGTgcccggttagcgcagtggtaagTACACTCTGTTCTCACCTAGTCGACCCGTGTTCAATCCCCGTTCtggttagcgcagtggtaagTACACTCGATTCTCACATAGGCGACCCGGGTCTCGTTCCAGGCCCGCTTAGCGCAGTGGTAAATACACTCGATATCTCAcataggcgacccgggttcaatctcCGCTCCAGGCCTGGTTAGTGCAGTGGTAAGTA from Dreissena polymorpha isolate Duluth1 chromosome 10, UMN_Dpol_1.0, whole genome shotgun sequence encodes the following:
- the LOC127848440 gene encoding 14-3-3-like protein 2 encodes the protein MTATKEELLQKAKFSEQAERYDDMAKGMNTLVQMVDELSNEERNLLSVAYKNVVGARRSSWRVISSIENKSAEGDKKTQMAKEYRQKIEKELKDICNEVLNLLDNTLIPKVRDKTTSDNNNVESMVFYLKMKGDYYRYLAEVSQATARDEVVEKSREAYAEAMEVAKVMQSTHPIRLGLALNFSVFHYEIKNNPQDACALAKKAFDDAIAELDTLNEDSYKDSTLIMQLLRDNLTLWTSDAQNDDQQEDNN